TCATTCCTCACAGACAGCAAGGGTTGTGTTCtctcactatttaaaatgaacCGGGACGGTCAGTTGAGCAGTTCTCAGTTCTTACAAAGATGCGTTTCGTGTCCTTGCATCCTTTCCGACTGCTTTCAAGGTCTTCTTTGCATTCTTAGAATTAGGTTACGACGTTTGGcagtaaccaaaaaaaaaaaaaaaaaaaaaaggttactttCTTACAAAGAGTAAGCATTCTGCTGTCTCGCTATTTAAGATGCACTGGTACAGTCAGTTGAGCAATGAGATCACAGTGATGCATTTTGTATTCTCATTCCTTTTAAAGTTCTTTCAAAGAGGTCTGACAAGACTGGTCTTCATAAGAATGCAAGACTGTTCTTTGCATTCTTAGAATTAAAAAGCTTTAGCGTGGTGTTGTTGGCAGTAACAGAAAAGTTGGTTAGTTCCTCAAAAAGAACAAGGCTGGTGCCATCTCACTATTTAAAATGCCCTTGGACTGGTCAGTTGAGTAACGAAATCTCAGCACATCTCAATTTTCACAAAGATGCATTCTGTGTCCTCGCACCCTTTCCAAGTTTTTTCAAGGAAGTCTGACAATACTGTTCTTCATGAGATCGCAAAACTGTTCTTTGCATTATTAGAACTGAGAAACAGTCTTGGCATGACGAGGAGTTGTTTCATTCCTCACCAAGAGCAACGGTTGTGCTGTCTCACTATTTAAAATGCACCAGGACAGTCAGTTAAGCAACAAGATCAAAGCAGATGTTGGCAATAACCAAAAAGTTGGGTCATTCCACACATTGTTAGAATAGAGAAACAGACTTGGTGTGGCGAGAAGTTGGTTCGTTCCTCACCAACAGCAAGGGTTGTGCTGTCCCGCTATTTAAAATGCACCGGGACAGTCAACTGAGCAACGACATCACAGCCCATCTCTGTTTTCACAAAGATGCATTTTTTGTCCTAACATCCTTATGAGTTCTTAAGGTgcttgcacactgagtccaaAATCTTGAAatttttgcatgttaaaaaataaatacgacttcatgttgtgtcaatcacgtttacacactgcTTTCGAAATTTTCGTCCATCATAAAATCTTCAAATCAGGTttaaattttctgcattttgcgCATccatagcaagcattttgagaaGTTTTGACAATTCAGAACCACTGTGCAAGCGAACGCCAAAATCCAGAATGGTGTCCAGTTGATTCGCTTCGTCTTGCAGCACAAAGCACTGTATGACAAACAAGTGGTTCACAGAAATTGGtggtcttctttttaatttgTAGCTCCAATATCACTGGCAAAGCATCAAACTGAGCCAGACATCCTGAAGTACCTAAACTATGAATTGCTCGGGATAATCCCGCAGCTCCTTGATAAGGAGATGGAGCTCGTCTTCCTCTTTACGCAATCTCAGGATTGGATGGACTCAATATTTCCTCTTTCTTTTACTCTTTTTAAGGAAGAGAGAGGACAACACAATCATCCTCGCTGCTTGAAGACtccattttgtattgttttgtgaaATTTTTCGAAAAGGTTTAATTAATACGCATTTGACTCAGTATGCAAGGACCCTTCGAATTGAGAAAATGCCTTTGCGTGGCGTTGTTGGCAGTAACCGAAAAGTTGATTCATCCCTCACAAAGAGTCTAGGATATGTCCAGATGGACTTTTCAAACATGATCCACAACATACACCAAATTTCCTTAAAAGCTTCCGTTGATATGTTTGGTTGTTTGTTGCACCATAGAGCCGCATGGTTCATTTAGGACTGGGGTGTCCAATCCTGTTCCTAGAATTTAACTTCAACCCCAAATAAACACTTGGACAAGCGAGACATTCAAACAGGTGTTGCAGGTGTGACTCAACTTTTGAGTTTACAGCCATGTAAACCCAGCTCATGAGTGGTTGTATGTCTGTCCAGGTGATGTTAGTGATCGACGCAGCTGTGAGCCATCTTGATGACCTACATACACTGGAGGACTTCTTGTTGAACCTGGGCAGGAAGCACCAGGCAGTTGGGGTGAAGACTCAATCCTTTGCTGTGAGTATACTTTCCCTGCATGACAGAAATTACACATTGCAGCCGTAACACTCAAACGTCAAAGACGACAATGAGATTGACAGCGGTCTTCAGGCTGAGTCACAGTGATTTTTCAGACCATCGGTTGATTGATTGGGTTCTTTCACATGTTCTCTAGGTGGTTGGAGAGTCCCTGCTCTATATGCTTCAGTCCAGCCTGGGTCCGGCTTACACGACAGCACTGCGCCAGGCTTGGCTCAATATGTACAGCATTGTGGTATCAGCCATGACTAGAGGCTGGGCCAAGAATGGTGAACATAAGTCCAACTGAGAAAGAGGTTGATGTGAGATTCACACTGGAACACCCTGGAGGTCACCAGATTCTCAAACTAacttctcaaaagtcttgttaAAGAGTGAGGGGATTGGATATGGGATGACCAATGGGAAAATCAGTTCAGTTGTATTTTGGCTCACTGAACAGTCCTAACTTGGTAGCTTGGTCTAACAGTAGACTGAGATTGTAGATAGAGATAACGAAGCCTGTGAGGTTGAAGAGTGAAGAATGCAGGGCATGGATAGTTTATGGTTGAAACTTCGAAAGCAAAATTTGCTTTGTACATACAGTAATGACTAAGTACATATAGTAATGACTAAATGTATTTCCTCAAACTATCTTTAATGACTGTCTTGATGTATTGATGTGTCATGTGAGTGTAAAACAGAGGTTTGACTATGCACACGTGCGCTTGGTCAACTTGGAAAGTTTTTTTCTGACGCCTCTTGGAATCAATTTAGATAAAGGCCTTTGAAGCCACTCCAATTTAACCCTAAAT
Above is a genomic segment from Labeo rohita strain BAU-BD-2019 chromosome 17, IGBB_LRoh.1.0, whole genome shotgun sequence containing:
- the ngb gene encoding neuroglobin — protein: MEKISEKDKGLIRDSWESLGKNKVPHGIVMFTRLFELDPALLTLFSYSTNCGVAPECLSSPEFLEHVTKVMLVIDAAVSHLDDLHTLEDFLLNLGRKHQAVGVKTQSFAVVGESLLYMLQSSLGPAYTTALRQAWLNMYSIVVSAMTRGWAKNGEHKSN